One segment of Chelmon rostratus isolate fCheRos1 chromosome 17, fCheRos1.pri, whole genome shotgun sequence DNA contains the following:
- the grna gene encoding granulin a yields MQRWVVICWALLALVGADECPDGGRCEDGQTCCSDPANGYECCPFDQAECCEDHTHCCPAETVCDSATSSCVNATVSIPWVERASADQPRLSKSFRMIKTYMGEEDDNICPDQSRCPPEFSCLRALTKFGCCPLAQGVSCSDGKHCCPEGHQCSEDSRSCIKTELASTVLCSDGVSECPDGTTCCENPEGLWGCCPMPKAVCCEDKIHCCPEGSTCDLEHSKCISSSTKKDMPMWAKLPARIRADWENQIEGEQVTAETVDDGSEKTPEVTTVPPPEREVSTSSVAKAAAGDVPCDDTASCPDGTTCCKTEEGDWSCCPLPEAVCCEDFIHCCPHGKKCNLAAMTCDDDTCSVPWVTKVPTIPRQVAQVGEVACDSTFSCPDATTCCKNKTGGWACCPLPQAVCCADLEHCCPSGTVCDVATLTCKSSSGSTPMQEKIPAFATEAPTTVATTTQSAEVMTTKQQMEENEQPEAGEATTDEEEEESEEDEEEENKEMEGRVQCDDHSSCPQATTCCFMKSSQRWGCCPLPEAVCCGDGNHCCPTHYKCSDSETSCVKGEVVIPWYTKLPATTSIQADPSAVPCDGQTQCPEHTTCCRLVTGEWGCCPLQDAVCCPDKEHCCPQGYTCNTASCQKLIMLQLETVPLTPVYLPQHQAQLSPLNLRDVQCDEKTSCADGETCCRTSATTWGCCPLANAVCCSDMLHCCPAGYTCTAGGDCTQNTRLQWFNWHVFLANKKRALIV; encoded by the exons ATGCAGAGGTGGGTTGTGATCTGTTGGGCTCTCCTGGCCCTGGTTGGTGCAGATGAGTGTCCAGATGGAGGAAGGTGTGAAGACGGCCAAACCTGCTGCAGCGACCCAGCCAATGGCTATGAATGCTGCCCGTTTGATCAG GCTGAGTGCTGTGAGGATCACACGCATTGCTGCCCTGCGGAAACAGTCTGCGATTCAGCCACGTCCAGCTGTGTGAACGCCACGGTGTCCATCCCCTGGGTAGAAAGAGCTTCTGCCGATCAACCCAGACTCTCTAAA TCCTTCAGGATGATCAAGACGTACATGGGGGAGGAAGACGACAACATCTGTCCTGATCAGTCACGATGTCCTCCGGAGTTTTCCTGCTTGAGGGCCTTGACAAAGTTTGGCTGCTGTCCCCTAGCTCAG GGAGTCTCCTGCTCCGATGGGAAACACTGCTGTCCTGAGGGCCACCAGTGCAGTGAAGACAGCCGCTCCTGCATCAAAACAG AGCTTGCGTCTACGGTTCTGTGCAGCGACGGAGTGTCGGAGTGTCCAGATGGAACCACCTGCTGTGAGAACCCAGAGGGCCTGTGGGGATGCTGTCCCATGCCAAAG GCTGTGTGCTGCGAGGATAAGATACACTGCTGTCCTGAAGGCAGCACATGCGATCTCGAGCACTCCAAATGTATCTCCTCATCTACCAAAAAAGACATGCCAATGTGGGCCAAACTCCCTGCTCGGATAAGAGCGGACTGGGAGAACCAGATTG AGGGTGAGCAAGTGACTGCAGAGACAGTTGATGATGGTTCAGAAAAAACCCCTGAAGTCACCACAGTTCCTCCTCCAGAGAGGGAAGTCTCTACGTCATCTGTTGCTAAGGCAGCTGCAG GCGATGTCCCCTGCGACGATACAGCATCCTGTCCAGATGGGACCACGTGCTGTAAAACCGAAGAAGGCGACTGGTCTTGCTGTCCTCTACCCGAG GCTGTTTGTTGTGAAGATTTCATTCACTGCTGCCCACACGGTAAGAAATGTAATCTGGCTGCCATGACCTGCGATGACGACACGTGCTCCGTGCCGTGGGTCACCAAGGTACCCACAATCCCCAGGCAGGTCGCACAGGTGGGGGAAGTTGCGTGTGATTCCACCTTCAGTTGTCCTGATGCCACCACCTGCTGCAAGAACAAAACAGGCGGCTGGGCCTGCTGTCCTCTACCGCAG GCGGTCTGTTGTGCTGACCTTGAACACTGCTGCCCCTCTGGCACCGTCTGTGACGTTGCCACCCTCACCTGTAAGAGCAGCTCAGGCTCAACGCCCATGCAAGAGAAGATACCTGCATTCGCCACAGAGGCGCCCACTACGGTGGCGACCACAACCCAAAGCGCAGAAGTCATGACCACAAAGCAACAGATGGAGGAGAATGAGCAGCCTGAGGCGGGCGAGGCGAcgacagatgaggaggaggaggagagtgaggaagacgaggaggaggagaataaaGAAATGGAGGGCAGGGTTCAGTGTGACGACCACAGCAGCTGCCCTCAGGCCACCACCTGCTGCTTCATGAAGTCGTCTCAAAGGTGGGGCTGTTGCCCGCTGCCAGAG GCTGTTTGCTGTGGTGATGGGAACCACTGCTGTCCCACCCACTACAAGTGCAGTGACAGCGAGACCTCCTGCGTCAAAGGAGAAGTAGTGATTCCGTGGTACACCAAGCTCCCGGCCACCACCAGCATCCAGGCTGATCCCAGCGCTGTGCCGTGCGACGGTCAGACTCAATGCCCTGAACACACCACCTGCTGCCGGCTGGTCACGGGCGAGTGGGGCTGCTGCCCGCTGCAAGAT gctgtttgCTGCCCTGATAAGGAGCACTGCTGCCCGCAGGGTTACACCTGTAACACCGCCTCGTGTCAGAAGCTCAtcatgctgcagctggagactGTCCCGCTAACCCCGGTGTATCTGCCCCAGCATCAAGCCCAGCTCAGTCCCTTAAACCTCAGAGACGTCCAGTGTGATGAAAAGACCAGCTGTGCAGATGGAGAGACCTGCTGCAGGACGTCTGCGACTACATGGGGCTGCTGCCCACTTGCTAAT